A genomic stretch from Legionella adelaidensis includes:
- a CDS encoding LysM peptidoglycan-binding domain-containing protein, giving the protein MRLFFLVLSLFFATASFSLSLKDTAPERYVVQPGDTLWEIASQYLSCPWEWKTLWRANPTIHNPNRLYPGDIIELKYYHQNPFIKVISNRTVKLSPFMRPMPLHDPIPTIPLSDIKPFFDSSLILDKDSLRNAPYIVGFTLEHMLGGQGDEVYVKNLCPPKPPPGTVFSYAIYRPDGKYMDRQTNCPLGFKAKLIGYAELVRGCDPATIVLTDIVEGVELGDRVMPNNYPEYNFYFKPKVPRRPITGEIVEIPGDYEQGAVGLVAVVNRGKNAGLTPGDVLAIYEEGKQVANPLCFFSWFNCVKLPAERVGELMIFRTFTNFSFGLVMRSIRSIKISDKVTNP; this is encoded by the coding sequence GTGCGTTTATTTTTCTTAGTATTATCACTCTTTTTTGCTACAGCAAGTTTTTCCTTGTCTTTAAAGGATACAGCACCTGAGCGCTATGTAGTACAACCAGGTGATACATTATGGGAAATTGCTAGCCAATATTTATCTTGTCCTTGGGAATGGAAGACTTTATGGCGAGCAAATCCGACTATTCACAACCCTAATCGTTTATACCCCGGGGATATTATTGAATTAAAATATTACCATCAAAATCCGTTTATTAAGGTTATTTCTAACCGCACGGTGAAGTTATCACCCTTTATGAGACCAATGCCTTTGCATGACCCCATCCCTACCATCCCGTTAAGTGATATTAAACCTTTTTTTGATTCTTCCTTAATCCTGGACAAAGACAGCTTACGCAATGCGCCTTATATTGTCGGGTTTACCTTGGAACATATGTTAGGAGGCCAAGGGGATGAAGTATATGTTAAAAATTTGTGTCCACCCAAACCACCACCAGGTACTGTTTTTTCGTATGCCATTTATAGGCCGGATGGAAAATATATGGATAGGCAAACCAATTGTCCATTAGGCTTTAAAGCGAAACTTATTGGTTATGCTGAACTCGTTAGAGGGTGTGATCCTGCTACGATTGTTTTAACAGACATCGTCGAGGGAGTGGAGCTAGGTGATCGGGTTATGCCTAATAATTACCCTGAGTATAATTTTTATTTTAAGCCTAAAGTTCCACGTAGACCTATCACAGGGGAAATTGTTGAGATTCCTGGTGATTATGAGCAAGGAGCTGTGGGTTTAGTAGCAGTTGTGAATCGTGGAAAAAATGCAGGGTTAACCCCTGGTGATGTATTAGCCATCTATGAAGAAGGCAAACAGGTAGCTAATCCCCTTTGTTTTTTTAGTTGGTTCAATTGTGTCAAATTACCGGCTGAACGGGTGGGGGAGCTCATGATTTTTAGAACATTTACTAATTTTAGTTTCGGGCTCGTTATGCGTTCTATACGCTCTATAAAAATTTCGGATAAAGTCACAAATCCATGA
- the dprA gene encoding DNA-processing protein DprA, translated as MKNKPYLIALNSIKKIGPSTIKKFLTAYPNLETLFQTSAAKLEAIGFPFELAKAIAHFNWNEVEKQLKWAQQKNHYLLTWEDANYPSLLKEIPDPPPVLYAIGNPGAFQEKMIAIVGTRKPSIAGSENAWDFAYNLAKENFTVVSGLALGVDAQAHLGCLAAHGKTIAVLGTGVDYIYPYRHIKLAEKIQQDGLLLSELPLQTKPVAGHFPRRNRIISGLSLATLVVEAAIRSGSLITANLALEQNREVLAIPGSINNPQARGCHHLLQQGAKLITSVQDILTELGFAPTVETKSSANLANYNENLVKFIGFEVTTINQIIQRSGFSLEKVTCELAELEVNGLIKAVPGGYMRSTV; from the coding sequence ATGAAGAACAAGCCTTATTTAATCGCTTTAAACTCCATTAAAAAAATAGGGCCTTCTACTATTAAAAAGTTTTTAACGGCTTATCCGAATTTAGAAACTTTATTTCAAACTTCAGCCGCCAAACTAGAGGCGATTGGATTTCCTTTTGAGTTAGCTAAGGCTATTGCCCATTTCAACTGGAATGAAGTTGAAAAACAATTAAAGTGGGCGCAGCAAAAAAATCATTACTTGTTAACCTGGGAGGATGCTAATTACCCTTCTTTATTAAAAGAAATCCCTGACCCGCCACCGGTGTTGTATGCAATAGGCAATCCAGGCGCTTTCCAGGAAAAAATGATAGCTATCGTCGGAACGCGTAAACCCTCCATAGCCGGTAGTGAGAATGCTTGGGATTTTGCTTACAATTTGGCGAAAGAAAATTTTACTGTCGTAAGTGGGTTAGCTTTGGGAGTTGATGCGCAAGCTCATCTAGGCTGTCTCGCTGCTCATGGCAAGACAATTGCCGTTTTAGGGACGGGAGTGGACTATATTTATCCCTATCGTCATATAAAGTTGGCTGAAAAAATTCAGCAAGATGGTCTTTTATTGAGCGAGCTTCCCTTGCAAACAAAACCGGTTGCTGGACATTTCCCCCGTAGAAATCGTATAATAAGCGGTTTATCATTAGCCACTTTGGTTGTTGAGGCAGCAATTCGAAGCGGATCATTGATAACTGCTAACCTGGCATTGGAACAAAACCGAGAGGTTTTAGCCATACCAGGCTCTATTAATAACCCACAGGCGAGAGGCTGTCACCATTTGTTACAACAAGGCGCCAAATTAATCACTTCAGTGCAGGATATTTTGACAGAATTAGGTTTTGCCCCTACTGTTGAGACTAAATCTTCGGCTAACCTTGCCAACTATAATGAAAACCTAGTAAAGTTCATTGGTTTCGAAGTTACCACGATCAATCAAATTATTCAAAGAAGTGGTTTTAGCTTGGAAAAAGTAACATGTGAATTAGCCGAACTTGAAGTTAATGGACTAATAAAAGCGGTTCCTGGCGGCTATATGAGGTCTACAGTATGA
- a CDS encoding CPBP family glutamic-type intramembrane protease, which produces MGINWPLVIILCGIALPGIYIAVPRLIDYLLKENSDELKKRISRIAIAQTLVMVFLMCLGGSVLANYTGLGDPILNALLQKSAIVVPIQEMLLPVFIGTIIGLLGFFILYYWLVSSFLDSHTLNIMQKIRGALKLDGSMLYGGVVEEILARWGLMNLVLFFVLLFNKQLSIAILWISIIVSSIFYTLSQLPAYFAAGCLSTRRFAYSLIILNLWLGIVFGYIFWQYGILAAITSHILFHLGWWFYDPPQVEGAKS; this is translated from the coding sequence ATGGGAATAAACTGGCCTTTAGTTATCATTTTATGCGGGATTGCACTTCCAGGAATTTATATTGCTGTTCCTCGCCTTATTGACTACTTATTAAAAGAAAACTCGGACGAATTAAAAAAACGAATTAGTAGAATCGCCATTGCACAAACTTTAGTGATGGTATTCCTAATGTGTTTAGGGGGAAGCGTTTTAGCTAATTATACCGGCTTGGGAGATCCTATCTTAAACGCCCTCTTGCAAAAAAGCGCCATTGTTGTCCCCATTCAAGAAATGTTACTCCCTGTTTTTATTGGCACGATTATTGGTTTATTGGGTTTTTTTATTCTCTACTATTGGCTTGTTTCCAGTTTTTTAGATAGCCACACCTTAAATATAATGCAAAAAATTCGGGGTGCTTTAAAACTAGATGGCTCCATGCTTTATGGGGGCGTGGTAGAAGAAATATTAGCTCGTTGGGGATTGATGAATCTCGTACTCTTCTTTGTATTATTATTTAATAAACAACTTTCCATTGCCATCTTATGGATTTCGATTATTGTAAGTAGTATTTTTTATACCCTTAGCCAACTTCCAGCCTACTTCGCAGCAGGCTGTCTTTCCACACGACGTTTTGCATACTCTCTGATTATTCTCAACTTATGGTTAGGCATTGTTTTTGGGTATATTTTTTGGCAATACGGTATTCTTGCTGCTATCACTTCCCATATCCTTTTTCATCTTGGGTGGTGGTTTTACGATCCCCCTCAAGTAGAGGGTGCCAAATCGTGA
- the def gene encoding peptide deformylase, with protein sequence MAIRKIIYLPDPRLRKASSPVTKFDEELQILIEDMFETMYEANGVGLAAPQIGINLRLSVIDIAGDKAEQIVIANPEIIHSEGKIEYMEGCLSVPGAYDKVIRADKVTIRAQDRFGQFFEMEGSGVLGECFQHEIDHLNGKLFVDLLSPLKRAIARKKQDKYIRQKEKR encoded by the coding sequence ATGGCAATTCGTAAAATCATATACCTGCCTGACCCCAGGCTAAGAAAAGCATCTTCACCTGTAACCAAGTTCGATGAAGAGTTGCAAATTTTAATTGAAGACATGTTTGAAACAATGTACGAAGCTAATGGCGTGGGCTTGGCTGCGCCACAAATTGGTATTAATCTGCGTCTTTCTGTGATTGACATTGCCGGTGACAAGGCAGAACAAATTGTTATTGCCAATCCGGAAATTATCCATTCGGAAGGAAAAATAGAGTATATGGAAGGGTGTCTTTCCGTGCCCGGAGCTTATGATAAAGTAATTCGAGCAGACAAAGTAACCATTCGAGCACAAGATCGATTCGGGCAATTTTTTGAAATGGAAGGAAGTGGCGTCTTGGGCGAATGCTTCCAACACGAGATAGATCACTTAAATGGCAAGCTTTTTGTCGATTTGCTATCGCCATTAAAAAGAGCTATTGCCAGAAAAAAGCAAGATAAATATATTCGTCAAAAAGAAAAACGCTAA
- a CDS encoding ParB/RepB/Spo0J family partition protein gives MISQFRYIPIENLQRGKYQPRKHFDPVLLKELSQSIAEQGLIEPLVVRQIGPHQYEIIAGERRWRAAMEVGFTELPCVLGTYTDTQAATVALVENIQREDLNLIEEAEGYQRLINEFNFHQEEIGQLVGKSRSHIANLLRLLSLCAPVQNLIRQGKLSLGHARMLVGLPNKAQENLAKKIETHTWSVRRLEKEVRSLKTIREEGEAEQDIIFLQNQISMQLNAPVEISKELKGGWLKIKFYDNDTLLGLMQRMGLQTEEI, from the coding sequence GTGATCTCACAGTTTAGGTATATTCCGATTGAAAACTTGCAAAGAGGGAAATATCAGCCAAGAAAACATTTTGACCCTGTATTATTAAAAGAGTTAAGCCAATCAATAGCTGAGCAAGGACTTATAGAACCTTTGGTTGTAAGGCAAATTGGTCCACATCAATATGAAATAATTGCTGGTGAAAGACGTTGGCGTGCGGCGATGGAAGTTGGCTTCACAGAGCTTCCTTGTGTCTTGGGCACTTATACTGATACCCAAGCCGCCACAGTAGCGCTGGTAGAAAACATACAACGAGAAGATTTAAACCTCATTGAAGAAGCTGAAGGATACCAACGTTTAATCAACGAATTTAACTTTCATCAAGAAGAAATCGGGCAGCTGGTAGGTAAATCACGAAGTCATATTGCTAATCTTTTACGCTTGCTTTCTTTGTGTGCGCCCGTCCAAAACTTAATTAGACAGGGGAAGCTGTCCTTGGGCCATGCAAGGATGCTAGTAGGTCTTCCTAATAAAGCACAAGAGAATTTAGCAAAAAAAATAGAAACCCATACGTGGTCCGTTCGAAGGCTAGAAAAAGAAGTTCGCTCTCTTAAAACTATTCGTGAGGAAGGAGAAGCAGAGCAAGATATCATTTTTTTACAGAATCAAATTTCAATGCAGTTAAATGCGCCTGTGGAAATCAGTAAAGAACTAAAAGGTGGCTGGTTAAAAATTAAGTTTTACGACAATGATACCTTGCTTGGGCTTATGCAACGCATGGGTTTACAGACAGAAGAAATTTGA
- a CDS encoding DnaJ C-terminal domain-containing protein, whose product MSYKDYYKIMGVNRDASEKDIKMAYRRLARKYHPDISKEPNAEEKFKELGEAYEVLKDPEKRKTYDAYGEDWNVHQRGQYSSGQNPWQTEEGVNYQFDPDFFESLFGGGFRKQQRAGADYNSNISISLEEAYKGTVKDMLLPGSPGKEPQTLRVKIPAGVKPGQQIRLAGKGASGFNGGKAGDLYLTVQLEKHPLFELIGNDIYLTLPVTPWEAALGATITVPTLGGKVDLKIPPGSQGGQILRLKKKGFSGGQEGDQLVTLKIVIPQPATESAKELYKKMAQEMPFNPREKLRV is encoded by the coding sequence ATGAGCTACAAAGATTACTACAAGATAATGGGTGTAAATCGCGATGCTTCTGAAAAAGACATTAAAATGGCCTACAGGCGTTTGGCGCGAAAATATCATCCAGATATTAGTAAAGAACCTAATGCTGAAGAGAAATTCAAAGAGTTAGGTGAAGCTTATGAGGTGTTGAAAGACCCTGAAAAGCGTAAAACTTATGATGCTTACGGTGAAGATTGGAATGTTCACCAGCGCGGACAATATTCTTCTGGACAAAATCCTTGGCAAACAGAAGAAGGCGTTAACTATCAATTTGATCCCGACTTTTTTGAGTCCCTCTTTGGAGGGGGTTTTCGTAAACAGCAACGCGCAGGAGCTGATTATAATAGTAATATATCTATTAGTTTGGAAGAAGCTTATAAAGGTACGGTTAAAGATATGCTTTTACCTGGTTCTCCTGGAAAAGAACCACAAACATTAAGAGTAAAAATTCCTGCGGGAGTAAAGCCTGGTCAACAAATACGTTTGGCTGGAAAAGGGGCCTCGGGTTTCAATGGTGGAAAAGCGGGGGATTTGTATCTCACGGTTCAATTAGAAAAACATCCTTTATTTGAACTTATTGGTAATGATATTTATCTCACTTTACCTGTCACTCCCTGGGAGGCTGCATTAGGAGCTACGATTACCGTTCCTACTTTGGGCGGTAAAGTAGATTTAAAAATCCCGCCCGGTTCTCAAGGTGGGCAGATATTACGTTTAAAGAAAAAAGGATTTAGCGGGGGGCAAGAAGGGGATCAATTAGTGACCTTAAAAATTGTTATTCCTCAACCTGCAACCGAAAGCGCAAAAGAGCTTTATAAAAAAATGGCACAAGAAATGCCGTTTAATCCACGCGAAAAACTAAGGGTCTAA
- the dacB gene encoding D-alanyl-D-alanine carboxypeptidase/D-alanyl-D-alanine-endopeptidase codes for MKRILAPVILITLGFSASATTMQSAADRIINQVDPATNIGISVVDLTTGETLYQRNSNRSFIPASNMKLFSDAAALMALGPDYHFQTKLTTNAVSLENGNLNGSVFIHLPGDPSLTQDEVKDLLRELSEWGVRNIHGNVVIVSNNRAVDAYAPGWVTKDLKYSYGAPLAPLVLDENRLTVTANPADKPGLPALVELSSPSGITINNQAKTNATGKGCGVGLNMNQDNVLTVSGCVGVGQWSVQQRIAILNPLRYAQEVVRTQLTELGISLNGQVILGNGTGNELLIATHNSKPITELMADTLKPSDNLYADSLFLHAAAKIHGTPLNWQDAQKVVKTFLQQQTGVNLQNAVLTDGSGLSRQDLLTPEQTVGLLKFLHQKFPLSYEYIAALPIAGIDGTLQRRLKLPSQKGLVRAKTGTMTGIIGLSGYLYTANAHTLAFAIFINRTPKTNPNAAGKYRYLVDALCAFFLKQKPQNAIYGGENPHGILSIHQKPTQIQLQRSHRAKWRNIETSIKAALRGQPVTILYRGDYLVLNDNNSDANRVLSALQNLRKKTPFAIALEDRTPPSGSRNQLLWVKANPKGRVWTIKEVV; via the coding sequence ATGAAACGGATTTTAGCCCCGGTTATTTTAATAACTCTCGGTTTTTCGGCCTCAGCCACTACTATGCAGTCAGCGGCAGACAGAATTATTAATCAAGTAGACCCTGCTACCAATATAGGTATTTCCGTAGTTGACTTAACTACGGGAGAAACACTTTATCAAAGAAATTCGAACCGTTCTTTTATACCGGCAAGCAACATGAAACTTTTTTCAGATGCTGCGGCATTAATGGCACTCGGCCCGGATTATCATTTTCAGACAAAATTAACTACTAATGCCGTTTCTTTAGAAAACGGTAATTTGAATGGTTCTGTATTCATTCACTTACCAGGCGATCCTTCTTTAACTCAGGATGAAGTAAAAGACTTATTGCGCGAATTGTCTGAGTGGGGGGTTCGAAATATTCATGGAAATGTAGTTATTGTGAGTAATAATCGTGCGGTCGATGCCTATGCACCAGGATGGGTAACAAAAGATTTAAAATATAGCTACGGCGCACCATTGGCTCCCCTTGTACTAGATGAGAACAGACTAACGGTTACTGCAAACCCGGCCGATAAGCCAGGCCTGCCCGCTTTAGTTGAGCTAAGCAGCCCGAGTGGAATAACTATAAATAATCAGGCAAAAACCAATGCCACTGGGAAAGGCTGTGGTGTTGGCCTAAATATGAACCAGGATAATGTTTTAACAGTTAGTGGCTGTGTAGGCGTAGGTCAATGGTCCGTTCAACAACGAATCGCTATTTTAAATCCACTGCGTTACGCACAAGAAGTAGTTAGAACGCAACTTACAGAGTTAGGCATATCGCTTAATGGACAAGTCATTTTAGGAAATGGTACGGGAAATGAATTATTAATAGCTACGCATAATTCAAAACCTATTACTGAATTAATGGCCGATACTTTAAAGCCTTCAGATAATTTATACGCCGATAGTTTATTTTTACATGCTGCAGCCAAAATACATGGCACGCCATTAAATTGGCAAGATGCGCAAAAAGTTGTGAAGACTTTTTTACAACAACAAACCGGGGTAAATTTACAAAACGCTGTGTTGACGGACGGCTCGGGCCTTTCACGCCAAGACTTATTAACCCCTGAACAAACCGTAGGATTATTAAAATTTTTACATCAAAAATTCCCCCTTTCGTATGAGTATATCGCCGCTTTACCTATCGCAGGAATTGATGGAACCTTGCAACGTCGTTTGAAGCTGCCCTCACAAAAAGGCCTAGTACGTGCAAAAACCGGTACAATGACAGGAATCATAGGGTTATCAGGTTACTTATATACTGCAAATGCGCATACTCTAGCGTTTGCTATTTTTATAAACCGTACTCCCAAAACCAATCCTAATGCCGCTGGAAAATACCGCTATCTAGTAGACGCACTTTGTGCATTTTTCTTAAAACAAAAACCACAAAACGCTATTTATGGGGGAGAAAATCCTCACGGGATTTTATCCATTCATCAAAAGCCCACACAAATACAACTACAACGTAGTCATAGAGCAAAATGGCGAAATATAGAAACCTCTATTAAAGCCGCTTTACGAGGCCAGCCTGTTACAATTTTATACCGAGGTGATTACTTAGTATTAAATGACAATAATAGTGATGCTAATAGAGTTCTGTCCGCACTACAAAACCTGAGAAAGAAAACCCCTTTCGCTATAGCACTTGAAGACCGTACTCCCCCTTCTGGATCCCGGAACCAACTCTTATGGGTTAAGGCCAATCCTAAAGGCAGAGTTTGGACCATTAAAGAGGTAGTTTAA
- the fmt gene encoding methionyl-tRNA formyltransferase: MNPLRIVFAGTPEFGIPSLDALGNSAHQIVAIYTQPDRPAGRGRKLQASAIKEWGIAHQIPIYQPLHFKDPETIETLRALKPDVMVVIAYGLILPEKVLNLPTYGCVNVHASLLPRWRGASPIQHAILFGDNESGVSIMEMDKGMDTGPVYLKVTCPINKNDTSVDLHDRLAKLAIEPLLFTLNNLAEGKKTATPQNHESATYAPKIKKEDALIQWDKPATEINQVIRAFNPWPIAYTFYRDQLVKIYEAEVVHRLADSQPGTVLQLDKNGILVATTQDCILIKRIQFPNGKILPIQDWLNANKNTLKKGDIMGESLTISSPLAPL, from the coding sequence ATGAACCCTCTACGTATTGTTTTTGCAGGCACTCCAGAATTCGGTATCCCTAGCCTTGATGCTTTAGGAAATTCCGCGCATCAAATTGTTGCTATCTATACCCAACCTGACAGACCCGCAGGAAGAGGTCGTAAATTGCAGGCTTCCGCTATAAAAGAATGGGGGATAGCTCATCAAATACCCATTTATCAGCCTTTGCACTTTAAAGACCCGGAAACGATAGAAACGTTAAGAGCGCTGAAACCTGACGTTATGGTTGTTATAGCTTATGGACTCATTCTTCCAGAGAAGGTGCTAAACCTGCCAACTTATGGATGTGTTAATGTCCATGCTTCTTTATTGCCCCGGTGGCGTGGAGCTTCTCCTATCCAACATGCCATTTTATTCGGCGATAATGAATCAGGGGTCTCTATTATGGAAATGGACAAAGGTATGGATACGGGCCCTGTCTATTTGAAAGTTACTTGTCCTATAAATAAAAACGACACTTCCGTTGATCTGCATGATCGCTTGGCAAAATTAGCTATTGAACCTTTACTTTTTACATTAAATAACCTTGCAGAGGGAAAAAAAACAGCCACACCGCAGAACCATGAATCAGCTACCTATGCCCCTAAAATAAAAAAAGAAGATGCACTCATTCAATGGGATAAACCCGCGACAGAAATTAATCAAGTAATTCGCGCTTTTAACCCTTGGCCCATTGCTTATACTTTTTATCGTGATCAATTAGTGAAAATTTATGAAGCGGAAGTGGTGCATCGCCTTGCAGATAGTCAACCAGGTACCGTATTACAACTCGATAAGAACGGGATTTTAGTAGCGACCACCCAGGATTGTATTCTGATTAAACGCATTCAATTTCCTAATGGTAAAATTCTACCTATACAGGATTGGTTAAATGCCAATAAAAATACGTTAAAAAAAGGAGATATCATGGGTGAATCTTTAACTATTTCTAGCCCCCTTGCCCCCTTATAA
- a CDS encoding chaperone modulator CbpM, translated as MAKTIITGMLIEDETYSYVEVCEKYNLTDDMLIDMVEYGLFVPTKKNLKQEIFSSSTIARIQSALRLQEDLDINLPGVVLALELIDELERIKQELQLLRRQFEG; from the coding sequence ATGGCAAAAACAATTATTACTGGCATGTTAATTGAGGATGAAACCTATTCTTATGTGGAGGTTTGCGAAAAATATAATCTTACCGACGATATGCTCATTGACATGGTAGAATATGGATTGTTTGTTCCTACTAAAAAAAATTTAAAGCAAGAAATATTTTCTTCCTCTACCATTGCAAGAATTCAATCCGCCCTTAGACTTCAAGAAGATCTTGATATCAATTTACCAGGCGTGGTTCTGGCTCTTGAGTTAATTGATGAATTAGAACGGATAAAACAAGAATTACAATTATTGAGGCGTCAATTCGAGGGATAA
- the rsmB gene encoding 16S rRNA (cytosine(967)-C(5))-methyltransferase RsmB yields the protein MKNERLIALKILVTFFQQKDHLSHLLNQEKCTPLVKELCYGVTRFYFRLEAIALSLMKKSPKDKEIEIILLMGLYQLYFLRMPDYAVVKETVNLLSYINKTWAKGLVNAVLRRFCREQDEILTNLEKNNNFHHNHPAWFVKQIKKDWPDHWQQIVKNNDAHPPMTLRINTRATNRENYLRVLQENNIAANPTTYSAEGIILEKPCGVEDLPHFSQGVVSVQDEAAQMAPSLLQLKPHLSLLDACCAPGGKTCHILEIEQVDCTALDVEPKRLLKVQENLQRLHLQATVILGDALKPNDWWSGMQFDRILLDAPCSATGVIRRHPDIKILRTPDEIKNVIQVQSQLLKSVWPLLKPGGILLYATCSLLKDENENQVAKFLQEHKNGESLTIKATWGHSTGHGRQILPGENNMDGFFYSVLKKKEAWE from the coding sequence ATGAAAAATGAACGCTTAATCGCTTTAAAAATTCTTGTCACATTCTTTCAGCAAAAAGACCATTTATCTCATTTATTAAATCAAGAGAAATGCACTCCTTTAGTAAAAGAGCTTTGCTATGGTGTAACCCGTTTTTATTTCCGTTTAGAGGCCATTGCTCTTTCACTTATGAAAAAGAGTCCTAAAGACAAGGAAATAGAAATAATTCTTTTAATGGGCCTCTATCAACTTTATTTTTTACGAATGCCTGACTATGCAGTAGTAAAAGAAACGGTTAATTTGCTGAGTTATATAAACAAAACTTGGGCAAAGGGGCTTGTAAACGCTGTATTGCGCCGATTTTGCCGCGAGCAAGATGAAATTCTTACTAATCTGGAGAAAAATAATAACTTTCACCATAACCATCCTGCGTGGTTTGTCAAACAAATAAAAAAAGATTGGCCTGACCATTGGCAACAAATTGTAAAAAATAATGACGCGCATCCTCCCATGACATTACGCATCAATACGCGAGCTACTAACCGGGAAAACTATCTTAGGGTTTTACAAGAAAATAACATTGCTGCAAATCCTACAACATATTCTGCCGAGGGGATAATTTTAGAAAAACCTTGCGGCGTTGAGGATCTACCGCATTTTTCGCAAGGAGTAGTTTCTGTCCAGGACGAAGCTGCGCAAATGGCGCCCTCTCTACTACAGTTAAAACCACATTTATCACTACTTGATGCATGCTGTGCACCAGGAGGAAAAACTTGCCATATTTTGGAAATAGAACAAGTGGATTGCACGGCTCTCGACGTAGAACCGAAACGTTTACTTAAAGTACAAGAGAATTTACAGCGCTTACATTTGCAAGCAACTGTTATTTTAGGTGATGCCCTGAAACCAAATGATTGGTGGAGTGGTATGCAATTTGACCGCATCCTCTTAGACGCCCCTTGTTCAGCAACCGGGGTCATTCGCAGGCACCCCGATATCAAAATACTACGAACCCCCGATGAAATAAAAAATGTCATTCAAGTGCAATCGCAGTTGCTTAAAAGTGTATGGCCCTTGTTAAAACCGGGCGGTATTCTTTTATATGCCACTTGTTCGCTGCTAAAAGACGAAAATGAAAATCAGGTTGCAAAATTTTTACAAGAACATAAAAATGGAGAGAGCTTAACAATTAAAGCGACATGGGGCCATTCGACAGGACACGGAAGGCAAATATTACCGGGAGAAAATAATATGGATGGCTTTTTTTATAGCGTACTAAAGAAAAAAGAAGCATGGGAATAA